From a single Saimiri boliviensis isolate mSaiBol1 chromosome 7, mSaiBol1.pri, whole genome shotgun sequence genomic region:
- the DCTN2 gene encoding dynactin subunit 2, with translation MADPKYADLPGIARNEPDVYETSDLPEDDQAEFDAEELTSTSVEHIIVNPNAAYDKFKDKRVGTKGLDFSDRIGKTKRTGYESGEYEMLGEGLGVKETPQQKYQRLLHEVQELTTEVEKIKTTVKESAAEEKLTPVVLAKQLAALKQQLVASHLEKLLGPDAAINLTDPDGALAKRLLLQLEATKNSKASSGGKTTGTPPDSSLVTYELHSRPEQDKFSQAAKVAELEKRLTELEAAVRCDQDAQNPLSAGLQGACLMETVELLQAKVSALDLAVLDQVEARLQSVLGKVNEIAKHKASVEDADTQSKVHQLYETIQRWSPIASTLPELVQRLVTIKQLHEQAMQFGQLLTHLDTTQQMIANSLKDNTTLLTQVQTTMRENLATVEGNFASIDERMKKLGK, from the exons ATGGCGGACCCTAAATACGCCGACCTTCCCGGCATT GCCAGGAATGAGCCAGATGTTTATGAAACCAGCGACCTACCTGAGGATGATCAAGCGGAGTTCGATGCG GAGGAGCTGACAAGCACAAGTGTAGAGCACATCATTGTCAATCCTAATGCTGCCTATGACAAGTTCAAGGACAAGAGAGTGGGGACAAAGGGACTTG ATTTCTCAGATCGTATTGGAAAAACCAAGAGGACAGGCTATGAATCTGGAGAATATGAGATg CTTGGAGAGGGTCTGGGAGTGAAGGAGACACCCCAGCAAAAGTACCAGCGCTTACTTCATGAGGTCCAAGAGCTGACAACTGAAGTTGAAAAAATCAAG ACGACAGTGAAGGAGTCAGCCGCAGAGGAGAAGCTGACCCCTGTGGTGCTGGCTAAACAGCTGGCAGCCCTGAAGCAGCAGCTAGTTGCTTCCCACCTAGAGAAGCTGCTGGGACCAGATGCTGCAATCAACCTTACTGACCCCGATGGTGCTCTGGCTAA GCGCCTACTGCTGCAGCTGGAAGCAACAAAGAACAGCAAAGCAAGCTCAGGGGGAAAAACCACTGGGACCCCCCCAGATAGCAGCCTTGTCACTTATGAACTACATTCTCGGCCTGAGCAAGACAAGTTCTCTCAAGCTGCCAAA GTCGCAGAACTTGAAAAGCGCCTGACAGAGCTGGAGGCAGCTGTACGTTGTGATCAGGATGCTCAG AATCCCCTTTCTGCAGGTCTACAGGGAGCCTGTCTCATG GAGACTGTAGAGTTGTTGCAAGCAAAAGTGAGCGCCCTGGACCTTGCAGTTTTAGACCAAGTGGAGGCTCGGCTACAG AGCGTCCTGGGAAAGGTGAATGAGATTGCCAAGCATAAAGCCTCTGTAGAAGATGCAGATACACAAAGCAAG GTGCACCAGCTGTATGAAACTATACAGCGCTGGAGCCCCATTGCCTCCACCCTCCCTGAGCTGGTGCAGAGACTCGTCACCATCAAGCAGCTGCATGAGCAAG CCATGCAGTTTGGTCAGCTCCTGACACACTTGGATACCACCCAGCAGATGATTGCTAATTCTCTGAAGGACAATACCACCCTCTTGACCCAG GTGCAGACAACCATGCGTGAAAACCTGGCCACAGTTGAGGGGAACTTTGCCAGCATTGATGAACGGATGAAGAAGCTGGGAAAGTGA